In the genome of Sorangium aterium, one region contains:
- a CDS encoding serine/threonine-protein kinase, protein MLHGRLLADRFEVVDLAGTGGMGTVYRTVDRASGDVVAVKLLGDVDAQAAARFGHEARALATLDHPHVVRYVTHGVAPTGEPYLAMEWLSGESLSARLSRGPLDVEESVALVRAVADALGAAHARGIVHRDIKPSNLFLPGGAADRVKVLDFGIARLSGASARLTRTGALVGTIGYMAPEQASGERAQLDARADVFSLGCVLFECLTGRPAFQGRHLMTILTKLLQEEPPRASALRPEVPQALDELVAQMLAKRPAERPADGAAVVRCLDALGASTAGGARSSLAAVELVTAAEVWLCSIVAVGPTDVSAPASTAIVPADRSQRSAVAAVRHETSPLGAAVQELASGAVVAILAAGAGAGSATDQAAIAARCALRIRASVPGANVVLVTGRGEATGRSLLGEVLDRAAALLDDAAARGRPGHLRVAVDAVTRALLDARFEVAEQDGLSWVEAEREVADGARRLLGKPSPYVGRARELRSLLDLVEESFTERRAAVALVTAAAGVGKSRLRHELVQALRPRHPELVLGVGSGDSIGAGSAFAMLAGSLRGALGIAAGEAPEAQREKLARAVGQLFAGEQQRRVACFLGELLGVPLADDGPMLRAARQDPAHMADRIQEAYLDYARAVTSARPMLVVLEDLHWGDAPSVKIFDHTLRALCERPYAVLAFARPEVHELFPRLWIERGLTAMRLRELSARAAEQLVRGALGASVEPGTVAAIVERAAGNAFYLEELVRAVAEGRGGALPETVLGMVEARLAALEPEVRRLLRAASVFGDVSWIGGVSALVGARTLASGASDADALAELFDREILERRPSSRLAGQEEIAFRHALLREGAYAMLTERDRAVGHRLAGEWLLSAGEQDPMVLAEHFARGGDGPRAGGFYLRAATLALHGADVQAALAAVEKGIACGAEGEPLAELHLLRMNAFIWTDDAAHAHASALQALELAAPGSLLSWRALSGAMYCVALCDDRRAVEVLVPRLLAEELPVDVLSPELATRIVFSLLWDGRTALAERIVRRLELVIAPVVEGDLHAALWIEFTRGFWRCHAARDLWGALQANLAAARRAESLGSGLFVPWAWMLVAIDYTRLGDMAAADECLDRVLATEGLLDYVFTTSVTCRIVSLLERRRITEALEMAGSLLQHMLARGDRSRSVIPRQLLAEGRMLLGELALAEEELCAAGDPAAMAPFSGAVHLSLFAEIRLRQGRTEEACAMAGEALALQRQAGTVFLLRQEVIPALYAEALHAKGDAEGARAVVREERAALLARAARIEDPAFRRSFLENVSANARTLALARALLGE, encoded by the coding sequence ATGCTCCACGGCAGACTGCTCGCCGACCGGTTCGAGGTGGTCGACCTCGCGGGAACGGGAGGAATGGGCACCGTCTACCGGACCGTGGATCGCGCGAGCGGCGATGTCGTCGCCGTGAAGCTGCTGGGCGATGTCGACGCCCAGGCAGCGGCGCGCTTCGGTCACGAGGCGCGGGCGCTCGCCACGCTCGATCACCCGCACGTCGTGCGTTACGTGACGCACGGGGTGGCGCCCACCGGGGAGCCTTACCTGGCGATGGAGTGGCTCTCCGGTGAGAGCCTCTCGGCCCGGCTGTCGCGGGGACCGCTGGACGTGGAGGAGAGCGTCGCGCTCGTGCGCGCGGTGGCGGACGCGCTCGGCGCGGCGCACGCGCGCGGGATCGTCCACCGCGACATCAAGCCGAGCAACCTGTTCCTTCCGGGCGGGGCCGCCGACCGGGTGAAGGTGCTCGACTTCGGCATCGCCCGGCTCTCGGGCGCCTCGGCGCGGCTGACGCGGACGGGGGCCCTCGTGGGCACCATCGGCTACATGGCCCCGGAGCAGGCCAGCGGGGAGCGCGCGCAGCTCGACGCGCGCGCGGACGTCTTCTCGCTCGGGTGCGTGCTCTTCGAGTGCCTGACGGGTCGTCCGGCGTTTCAAGGGCGGCACCTCATGACGATCCTGACCAAGCTCCTCCAGGAGGAGCCGCCGCGGGCGAGCGCGCTGCGGCCCGAGGTGCCGCAGGCGCTCGACGAGCTCGTGGCGCAGATGCTGGCCAAGCGCCCGGCGGAGCGCCCGGCCGACGGCGCGGCGGTGGTGCGCTGCCTCGACGCGCTCGGCGCCTCGACGGCGGGCGGCGCTCGCTCCAGCCTGGCCGCCGTCGAGCTCGTGACCGCCGCGGAGGTGTGGCTCTGCTCGATCGTGGCCGTCGGGCCGACGGACGTCAGCGCGCCGGCGTCGACGGCGATCGTGCCTGCCGATCGATCGCAGCGGAGCGCGGTCGCCGCCGTCCGGCACGAGACCTCGCCCCTGGGCGCGGCCGTACAGGAGCTGGCCAGCGGGGCGGTGGTGGCGATCCTGGCGGCCGGGGCGGGCGCGGGCAGCGCGACCGACCAGGCGGCGATCGCGGCCCGCTGTGCGCTGCGGATCCGCGCGTCGGTCCCCGGAGCCAACGTCGTGCTGGTGACGGGGCGCGGCGAGGCGACGGGACGATCGCTGCTCGGCGAGGTCCTGGACAGGGCGGCCGCGCTGCTCGACGACGCGGCCGCCCGGGGCCGCCCCGGCCATCTCCGCGTCGCGGTCGACGCCGTGACGCGGGCGCTGCTCGACGCGCGCTTCGAGGTCGCGGAGCAGGACGGCCTCTCCTGGGTGGAGGCGGAGCGCGAGGTCGCCGACGGCGCGCGCAGGCTGCTGGGCAAGCCGAGCCCCTATGTAGGGCGCGCTCGGGAGCTGCGCAGCCTGCTCGATCTCGTCGAGGAGAGCTTCACCGAGCGGCGCGCCGCCGTGGCGCTCGTGACCGCGGCCGCGGGGGTGGGCAAATCGCGCCTGCGTCACGAGCTCGTCCAGGCGCTGCGGCCGCGCCACCCCGAGCTCGTGCTGGGCGTCGGCAGCGGGGACTCCATCGGCGCGGGCTCCGCGTTCGCGATGCTCGCCGGGTCGCTCCGGGGCGCGCTCGGGATCGCGGCCGGCGAGGCCCCCGAGGCGCAGCGGGAGAAGCTCGCGCGGGCCGTGGGGCAGCTGTTCGCAGGGGAGCAGCAGCGGCGCGTGGCCTGCTTCCTCGGCGAGCTGCTCGGCGTTCCTCTCGCCGACGACGGGCCGATGCTGCGGGCCGCGCGGCAGGACCCGGCGCACATGGCCGACCGGATCCAGGAAGCCTACCTGGACTACGCGCGCGCCGTGACGAGCGCGCGGCCCATGCTCGTCGTCCTCGAAGATCTGCACTGGGGAGATGCGCCTTCGGTGAAAATTTTCGATCACACGCTGCGGGCGCTCTGCGAGCGCCCCTATGCGGTGCTCGCGTTCGCCAGGCCCGAGGTCCACGAGCTCTTCCCCCGGCTCTGGATCGAGCGAGGGCTCACGGCGATGCGGCTGCGCGAGCTGTCCGCGCGGGCCGCCGAGCAGCTCGTGCGCGGCGCCCTGGGCGCGTCGGTCGAGCCGGGGACGGTGGCGGCGATCGTGGAGCGGGCCGCGGGCAACGCCTTCTATCTGGAGGAGCTCGTCCGGGCCGTGGCGGAGGGGCGCGGCGGTGCGTTGCCGGAGACGGTGCTGGGCATGGTCGAGGCGCGCCTCGCGGCGCTCGAACCCGAGGTGCGGCGGCTGCTCCGGGCGGCGAGCGTCTTCGGGGACGTCTCGTGGATCGGCGGCGTGAGCGCGCTCGTCGGCGCGCGCACCCTGGCGTCGGGGGCGAGCGACGCGGACGCCTTGGCGGAGCTCTTCGATCGCGAGATCCTCGAGCGCCGCCCGAGCTCGCGCCTCGCGGGACAGGAGGAGATCGCGTTCCGTCACGCGCTCCTGCGGGAGGGGGCTTACGCGATGCTCACCGAGCGAGACCGGGCGGTCGGGCACAGGCTCGCCGGGGAGTGGCTGCTCTCGGCCGGCGAGCAGGACCCGATGGTGCTGGCCGAGCACTTCGCGCGGGGCGGGGATGGGCCGCGCGCGGGGGGGTTCTACCTGCGCGCCGCCACCCTGGCGCTCCACGGGGCGGACGTGCAGGCGGCGCTCGCGGCGGTGGAGAAGGGGATCGCCTGCGGGGCCGAGGGCGAGCCGCTGGCCGAGCTCCACCTGCTCCGGATGAACGCCTTCATCTGGACCGACGACGCCGCGCACGCCCACGCGAGCGCGCTCCAGGCGCTCGAGCTCGCCGCGCCCGGGAGCCTCCTTTCCTGGCGTGCCCTGAGCGGCGCGATGTACTGCGTCGCGCTCTGCGACGACCGGCGGGCCGTGGAGGTGCTGGTCCCGCGCCTCCTGGCCGAGGAGCTCCCCGTCGACGTCCTGAGCCCGGAGCTCGCGACCCGGATCGTCTTCAGCCTGCTCTGGGACGGGAGGACGGCGCTGGCGGAGCGGATCGTGCGCCGGCTCGAGCTCGTCATCGCGCCGGTCGTCGAGGGCGATCTCCATGCGGCCCTCTGGATCGAGTTCACCCGCGGCTTCTGGCGCTGCCATGCGGCGCGGGACCTGTGGGGAGCGCTCCAGGCGAACCTCGCCGCGGCGCGGCGCGCCGAGTCCCTCGGCAGCGGGCTGTTCGTCCCCTGGGCGTGGATGCTGGTGGCGATCGATTACACGAGGCTCGGCGACATGGCCGCCGCGGACGAGTGCCTCGATCGCGTGCTCGCGACCGAGGGCCTGCTCGACTACGTGTTCACGACCTCCGTGACGTGCCGGATCGTGTCGCTCCTCGAGCGGCGCAGGATCACCGAGGCGCTGGAGATGGCCGGCAGCCTGCTCCAGCACATGCTCGCGCGCGGTGATCGCAGCCGGAGCGTGATCCCGCGGCAGCTCCTCGCCGAGGGGCGGATGCTCCTCGGCGAGCTGGCCCTGGCGGAGGAGGAGCTCTGCGCGGCGGGGGATCCGGCGGCGATGGCGCCCTTCTCCGGGGCCGTGCATCTCTCGTTGTTCGCCGAGATCCGGCTGCGGCAAGGGCGGACGGAGGAGGCCTGCGCGATGGCCGGCGAGGCGCTCGCGCTCCAGCGGCAGGCCGGCACGGTCTTCCTGCTGCGGCAGGAGGTGATCCCTGCGCTGTACGCCGAGGCGCTGCACGCGAAGGGCGACGCGGAGGGCGCGCGCGCGGTCGTCCGCGAGGAGCGCGCGGCGCTGCTCGCCCGGGCGGCCAGGATCGAGGATCCTGCGTTCCGGAGGAGCTTTCTCGAGAACGTGTCCGCGAATGCCCGGACGCTCGCGCTCGCGCGCGCGTTGCTCGGGGAGTGA
- a CDS encoding NAD(P)H-binding protein: MIIVTGANGHLGRAIMERLLQRVPAARLGVSVRDPEQASALAERGVRVRRGAFDDGASLRHAFEGASRVLIVSINSAGEAAVRHHEAAIEAARAAGARRVLYTSHMGSGPASRFEPMRDHAATEALLQRSGVAFTSLRNGFYAASAQMLLERALTTGKLVAPEDGPVSWTEHGDLADAAAIALTDEARLDGLTPPLTASAALDLADIAAIASELLGRPITRVTVSDRAFREDMVSHGVPEQRADLLLGMFAASREREFAAVDPTLERLLGRAPTSMRHYLTARLSR, from the coding sequence ATGATCATCGTCACTGGAGCCAACGGTCACCTCGGCCGAGCCATCATGGAGCGGCTCCTTCAGCGCGTGCCCGCCGCTCGGCTCGGCGTCAGCGTGCGCGACCCGGAGCAGGCCAGCGCGCTCGCCGAGCGCGGCGTCCGCGTGCGCCGGGGGGCCTTCGACGACGGCGCGAGCCTGCGCCACGCATTCGAGGGCGCCTCGCGCGTCCTGATCGTCTCCATCAACAGCGCGGGCGAGGCCGCGGTGCGCCACCATGAAGCCGCGATCGAAGCGGCGCGCGCCGCAGGCGCCCGCCGCGTCCTCTACACGAGCCACATGGGCTCGGGCCCGGCGTCCCGCTTCGAGCCCATGCGCGATCACGCGGCCACCGAGGCCTTGCTGCAAAGGTCGGGGGTCGCGTTCACCTCGCTTCGCAACGGGTTCTATGCGGCGTCCGCGCAGATGCTCCTCGAGCGGGCGCTCACGACGGGCAAGCTCGTCGCGCCAGAAGACGGCCCGGTCTCGTGGACAGAGCACGGCGACCTGGCCGACGCGGCGGCGATCGCGCTGACCGACGAGGCGCGCCTCGACGGGCTGACACCGCCGCTCACCGCCTCCGCGGCCCTCGACCTCGCCGACATCGCGGCGATCGCCTCGGAGCTCCTCGGGCGCCCGATCACGCGGGTGACCGTCAGCGATCGAGCGTTCAGAGAAGACATGGTGTCTCACGGCGTCCCCGAGCAACGGGCTGACCTGCTCCTGGGCATGTTCGCAGCGAGCCGGGAGCGCGAGTTCGCCGCGGTGGATCCGACCCTGGAGCGCCTGCTCGGCCGGGCGCCGACGTCCATGCGCCACTACCTGACGGCGCGCCTGTCACGCTGA
- a CDS encoding LysR family transcriptional regulator yields the protein MDARIDLDLNDAALLVRVVRTRSFSAAARERGVPVSTVSRRIARLESALGVRLLERTTRRLELTEAGRAYFGHAERAIDDLTRGTHHVRELQSEPRGRVRIVAPIALGAAVARVVCTYLAKHPHVSVDLEIDSRRVDLLAGGFDIAIVPGHVDDTTDFVARELWRATRKLLYASPLYLEARGVPHRIEDLARHDCIAVHATDGMATWTLGQGRRRRRVTFEPRFYVSESSAAYRATLAGVGIAMLPEVFCAEDVAAKRLVRVLKGYEAEAGGVSLLYRAHRALTAAVRTCIDHLLGELPATDPARAGRSRRE from the coding sequence GTGGACGCACGAATCGATCTGGACCTGAACGACGCCGCGCTCCTCGTGCGGGTCGTCCGGACGCGCAGCTTCTCGGCCGCCGCCCGCGAGCGCGGCGTGCCGGTCTCCACGGTGAGCCGGCGCATCGCGCGGCTCGAGTCCGCGCTCGGTGTCCGGCTCCTCGAGCGAACCACGCGGCGGCTGGAGCTGACCGAGGCCGGGCGCGCGTACTTCGGCCACGCCGAGCGGGCGATCGACGATCTCACGAGAGGCACGCATCACGTCCGCGAGCTCCAGAGTGAGCCGCGAGGCCGCGTGCGGATCGTGGCGCCGATCGCCCTCGGCGCCGCGGTGGCGCGCGTCGTCTGCACCTATCTCGCGAAGCACCCTCACGTGTCGGTCGACCTCGAGATCGATTCGCGGCGGGTCGACCTCCTCGCCGGGGGCTTCGATATCGCGATCGTCCCGGGCCACGTGGACGACACGACCGACTTCGTGGCGCGAGAGCTCTGGCGGGCGACGCGGAAGCTGCTGTATGCGAGCCCGCTTTACCTCGAGGCGCGGGGCGTTCCCCACCGGATCGAAGACCTCGCGCGTCACGATTGCATCGCGGTGCACGCGACCGACGGAATGGCCACGTGGACGCTCGGGCAGGGGCGCCGGAGGCGGCGTGTCACCTTCGAGCCCCGCTTCTATGTGAGCGAGTCCTCCGCCGCCTACCGCGCGACGCTCGCGGGCGTCGGTATCGCGATGCTTCCGGAGGTGTTCTGCGCGGAGGACGTGGCCGCGAAGCGTCTCGTCCGCGTCCTCAAGGGCTACGAGGCCGAGGCCGGAGGTGTCAGTCTCCTCTATCGCGCGCACCGCGCCCTGACGGCCGCCGTCCGGACCTGCATCGACCACCTCCTCGGGGAGCTGCCGGCGACCGACCCGGCGCGCGCCGGCCGCAGCCGCCGCGAGTAG
- a CDS encoding prolipoprotein diacylglyceryl transferase, whose translation MNRAVMLWLERHGLPPWLAPTYAVMVAAAGLLGAAAFFWLVRRDRGDGTVEGRALLSGYVAALLGGYVFEALRAAPEALAGGSWGPMLHAGRAAYGGLIAGVAVAGLVLYRSGAAVLPFLDRLVPGLGITYACVRTGCFLAGCDYGRVTGGALGVRFPAGSPAAADHAAAGWVPLGAPSLPVHPTQLYEAALGAMASAIAALWLVRGHRDGRAFGTWLALYAAGRFFIELLRGDAGRGVYGGLSTGQLVSLALLLGLAAAAVLARRALRARRAAAVAPALVALAFLSLAAGEAEAQPARPAPPAPAKPEAAKPAAASSAPAPAPAQRPSPAPTPHPYAPPPGGPPAPYPYPPPSGGYPAPYPYPPPSGGYPAPYPYPPPSGGYPAPYPYPPPPAGGYPAPYPYPPPAGGYPPPYPYPPPTGGYPASPPPSPAAATQPERRTPDTPPGPAAKEPATGHQVEANARRMALSLGISGYFVPGRFAVKDGMSVDLDVLARLRLSETRRFEVGVELRTVSTTDVNQLAVGAPLRLVMGVGSHVEMSVGITPGYHRIFFDSPYFESVGAFGARFGWGIQFPITSHLLLGFSPLSFLVLASDDVDALVAYEPGLWAGAGLL comes from the coding sequence GTGAACCGGGCGGTGATGCTCTGGCTCGAGCGCCACGGCCTGCCGCCGTGGCTCGCGCCGACCTACGCGGTGATGGTCGCCGCCGCGGGGCTCCTCGGGGCGGCGGCGTTCTTCTGGCTCGTGCGCCGGGATCGGGGGGATGGGACCGTGGAGGGCCGCGCGCTCCTCTCGGGCTACGTCGCGGCGCTCCTGGGCGGCTACGTCTTCGAGGCGCTGCGCGCCGCGCCCGAGGCGCTCGCGGGGGGCTCGTGGGGTCCGATGCTCCACGCCGGCCGCGCCGCCTACGGGGGCCTCATCGCCGGCGTCGCCGTGGCCGGCCTGGTCCTCTACCGGAGCGGCGCGGCCGTGCTCCCGTTCCTCGACCGGCTCGTGCCCGGGCTCGGGATCACCTACGCCTGCGTGCGCACCGGGTGCTTCCTCGCGGGGTGCGACTACGGCCGCGTCACCGGGGGCGCGCTGGGCGTCCGGTTCCCCGCCGGCAGCCCCGCGGCGGCGGACCACGCGGCGGCCGGCTGGGTGCCCCTGGGCGCGCCGAGCCTGCCCGTGCACCCCACGCAGCTCTACGAGGCGGCGCTCGGGGCGATGGCGAGCGCGATCGCCGCCCTCTGGCTCGTCCGGGGGCACCGGGACGGGCGCGCGTTCGGGACATGGCTCGCGCTCTACGCGGCGGGCCGGTTCTTCATCGAGCTCCTCCGAGGGGACGCCGGGCGCGGCGTGTACGGGGGGCTCAGCACTGGCCAGCTCGTCTCGCTGGCGCTCCTGCTGGGGCTCGCGGCGGCCGCCGTGCTGGCGCGCCGCGCGCTGCGAGCGCGGCGCGCCGCCGCCGTGGCGCCCGCGCTGGTGGCGCTCGCCTTCCTGAGCCTCGCCGCGGGCGAGGCCGAGGCCCAGCCGGCTCGCCCCGCGCCGCCCGCGCCAGCAAAGCCCGAGGCGGCGAAGCCCGCGGCGGCGAGCTCAGCACCGGCCCCAGCGCCTGCTCAGAGGCCGTCGCCGGCTCCGACACCCCACCCGTACGCGCCGCCTCCTGGCGGGCCCCCCGCGCCCTACCCCTACCCGCCGCCCTCGGGCGGCTACCCCGCGCCCTACCCTTACCCGCCGCCCTCAGGCGGTTACCCCGCGCCCTACCCTTACCCGCCGCCCTCAGGCGGTTACCCCGCGCCCTACCCCTACCCGCCGCCGCCCGCGGGCGGCTACCCCGCGCCCTACCCTTACCCGCCGCCCGCAGGCGGCTACCCCCCGCCCTACCCCTACCCGCCGCCGACGGGCGGATACCCCGCGTCCCCCCCTCCCTCGCCCGCGGCTGCCACGCAGCCGGAGCGGCGCACCCCGGATACGCCGCCAGGCCCCGCCGCGAAGGAGCCCGCGACGGGTCACCAGGTGGAGGCCAACGCGCGGAGGATGGCGCTCTCGCTCGGGATCTCCGGCTACTTCGTGCCGGGGCGCTTCGCGGTGAAGGACGGGATGTCCGTGGATCTCGACGTCCTCGCGCGCCTCCGCCTGAGCGAGACGCGCCGCTTCGAGGTCGGCGTCGAGCTCCGGACCGTCTCGACCACCGACGTCAATCAGCTCGCGGTGGGCGCGCCGCTCCGGCTCGTGATGGGGGTCGGGTCGCACGTCGAGATGTCGGTCGGGATCACGCCGGGCTACCACCGCATCTTCTTCGACTCCCCCTATTTCGAGAGCGTGGGCGCCTTCGGCGCTCGCTTCGGGTGGGGGATCCAGTTCCCGATCACCTCGCACCTGCTCCTCGGCTTCTCTCCGCTGAGCTTCCTCGTGCTCGCCTCGGACGACGTGGACGCGCTCGTGGCGTACGAGCCCGGGCTCTGGGCCGGCGCAGGATTGCTGTGA
- a CDS encoding O-methyltransferase: MKELENLRPPAVLEEIERATAEIGFTMASDRQTGSMLRTLAAAKSGAFLELGTGTGISTCWILDGMNAISTLVSVEDDEKVQAVARRHLGGDPRLTLKNMDGEAFLRSVRGQQFELVFADTWPGKYYALDEALSLIKPGGLYVIDDMLPQPNWPDDHAPKVAELIAALERRQDLVLTKLCWSSGLIIATRIGSA; this comes from the coding sequence ATGAAGGAGCTGGAGAATTTGAGACCGCCTGCGGTGCTCGAGGAGATCGAGCGGGCCACCGCGGAGATCGGGTTTACCATGGCCAGTGACAGGCAGACGGGCTCGATGCTGCGCACGCTCGCCGCCGCCAAGTCGGGCGCTTTCCTCGAGCTCGGGACGGGCACGGGCATTTCGACGTGCTGGATCCTCGATGGCATGAACGCCATTTCTACGCTCGTCTCCGTGGAGGACGACGAGAAGGTCCAGGCCGTGGCGCGCCGGCACCTCGGAGGCGACCCCCGCCTCACGCTCAAGAACATGGATGGCGAAGCGTTCTTGCGCTCGGTCCGGGGGCAGCAATTCGAGCTCGTTTTTGCCGATACATGGCCGGGCAAGTACTACGCCCTCGACGAGGCGCTGAGCCTGATCAAGCCCGGCGGGCTCTATGTCATCGACGACATGCTCCCTCAGCCCAACTGGCCTGATGACCACGCTCCCAAGGTGGCAGAGCTGATCGCCGCTCTCGAGCGACGCCAGGATCTCGTGCTGACCAAGCTCTGCTGGTCGTCAGGGCTCATCATCGCGACCAGGATCGGCAGCGCCTAG
- a CDS encoding DUF2278 family protein, with amino-acid sequence MPLKSYGVLKGTVIDRRLASGANPHYQIHVVDDTIDYRIAVNVQSQDGSQVEYVVKSHFAHPLLQEIHELTRGFHRLESKPGGLGLDFIRGNLVDRTEFVPLPFSAPGPDNDLNEKLDHYVQRAMADETALLYAFGERWGPESGTKDKIFGFLPGNGIHDIHMNQGNDARFKKDDGVWQDGGLLIHFPRGDQWVAIFMKFQTQAWHTDDQTGHTLDIPVSGPPSDVTGGGGGLPTVEQPDGIVRIVAALVNDTRTPERETVTLLNTSNRQINLGGWSLADKAKSKMALTGELQPGGLTTVVVQAPVVLSNKGGIITLLNAEGLKVDGVSYTKQQVSNPGWTIVF; translated from the coding sequence ATGCCGCTGAAGAGCTATGGCGTATTGAAGGGTACAGTCATCGATCGGCGCCTCGCGTCGGGAGCGAACCCGCACTATCAGATCCACGTCGTGGACGACACGATCGACTATCGCATCGCGGTGAACGTGCAGTCGCAGGACGGCTCTCAGGTCGAATACGTCGTCAAGTCACACTTCGCGCACCCGCTGCTTCAGGAGATCCACGAGCTGACGCGGGGCTTCCATCGGCTGGAGAGCAAGCCGGGTGGGCTCGGGCTCGACTTCATCCGGGGCAACCTCGTGGATCGGACGGAGTTCGTCCCGCTGCCCTTCTCCGCCCCAGGCCCTGACAACGACCTCAACGAGAAGCTCGATCACTACGTGCAGCGGGCGATGGCCGACGAGACGGCGCTCCTGTACGCCTTCGGGGAGCGCTGGGGCCCGGAGAGCGGGACCAAGGACAAGATCTTCGGCTTCCTGCCCGGAAACGGCATCCACGATATCCACATGAACCAGGGCAACGACGCCCGCTTCAAGAAGGACGATGGTGTCTGGCAGGACGGCGGCCTCCTCATCCACTTCCCGCGTGGGGACCAGTGGGTCGCGATCTTCATGAAATTTCAGACGCAGGCGTGGCACACCGATGACCAGACAGGGCATACGCTCGACATCCCTGTATCCGGACCGCCGTCCGATGTGACCGGTGGAGGCGGTGGACTCCCCACGGTAGAGCAGCCCGACGGGATCGTGCGGATCGTCGCCGCCCTCGTGAACGACACGCGCACACCCGAACGGGAGACCGTTACACTGTTGAATACGTCGAACCGGCAGATCAACCTCGGTGGCTGGTCGCTGGCCGACAAGGCCAAATCGAAGATGGCGCTCACCGGAGAGCTTCAGCCCGGTGGGCTGACGACGGTCGTCGTCCAGGCTCCGGTGGTCCTCTCCAACAAGGGCGGGATCATCACGCTGCTCAACGCGGAAGGGCTGAAGGTCGACGGCGTGTCCTACACCAAGCAGCAAGTGAGCAATCCAGGCTGGACGATCGTGTTTTGA
- a CDS encoding DUF7453 family protein — MRTNRFAVPALCSALVAAACGTGVDPEALAVAQQDALTYSSLAREAEEYVFTALAFLDTPTPGEGTFVNDFEVGGLNDFGDTAFGADVSTGGEGVFLRHRGRILELGRTGGDAPGGGTFSVPFFGPVDLNDRADMVFNYPLEPFTLPYGVNAGAYRYSHATRSVTAVVRPGVTPAPGGGKFQGVFFAPTINNRGQHVFAGLVKTAKGFHAEGQPYGGLGIGAYVARPDGDIDPVVVPGDAAPGGGRFDYIVEPWINDRGDVSFIGHIAGEPGPVPGFPEQSVLINALGSLYVKRASGRVRSIVHAGDPAPGGGAFRQVFHDVMNRWGDIAFNGDLTPFPGANEDIGVFVYLDGRVEAVARPGDPMPGGGTLINASLIGGNIHINDRREVVFSAHVHDDDLPLVTGLYRWSRGRLSVVARTGTVIPGIGTVDQLDSPQIVIPPPPHFSPAAAAVNNNLGQVAFQALLTDRRGVMLLASPYP, encoded by the coding sequence ATGCGGACGAATCGATTCGCGGTGCCGGCGCTGTGCTCTGCGCTCGTCGCGGCCGCCTGCGGGACCGGTGTGGATCCGGAGGCCCTCGCCGTGGCACAGCAGGATGCGCTGACGTACTCCTCCTTGGCGCGCGAAGCCGAGGAGTATGTCTTCACGGCGCTTGCGTTCCTCGATACCCCGACCCCGGGGGAAGGGACGTTCGTCAACGATTTCGAGGTCGGCGGGCTCAACGACTTTGGTGACACCGCGTTCGGCGCCGACGTCAGCACCGGCGGCGAGGGGGTCTTCCTCAGGCATCGCGGGCGCATCCTGGAGCTGGGGCGGACGGGAGGGGACGCGCCGGGCGGAGGGACGTTCAGTGTCCCCTTCTTCGGACCGGTCGACCTCAACGATCGAGCGGACATGGTCTTCAACTATCCGCTGGAGCCCTTCACCCTGCCGTACGGCGTCAACGCCGGCGCGTACCGGTACTCGCACGCGACCCGCAGCGTGACAGCGGTCGTGAGGCCCGGCGTGACGCCGGCGCCAGGCGGCGGGAAATTCCAGGGCGTCTTCTTTGCGCCGACCATCAACAACCGCGGTCAACATGTGTTCGCCGGCCTCGTGAAGACGGCGAAAGGCTTTCACGCAGAGGGCCAGCCCTACGGCGGCCTCGGCATCGGGGCGTATGTGGCCCGCCCCGACGGCGACATCGACCCCGTGGTGGTTCCCGGCGACGCCGCGCCCGGCGGCGGGAGGTTCGACTACATCGTCGAGCCGTGGATCAACGATCGCGGCGACGTGTCCTTCATCGGCCACATCGCCGGCGAGCCCGGCCCGGTCCCGGGGTTTCCAGAGCAGTCGGTGCTGATCAACGCTCTGGGCAGCCTGTACGTCAAGCGGGCGTCTGGACGGGTGCGTTCCATCGTCCACGCGGGTGACCCCGCGCCGGGCGGAGGCGCGTTCCGGCAGGTCTTCCACGACGTGATGAACCGGTGGGGCGACATTGCCTTCAACGGCGATCTCACGCCGTTCCCGGGGGCCAACGAGGACATCGGCGTGTTCGTCTACCTCGACGGCAGGGTCGAAGCCGTCGCTCGGCCTGGCGACCCGATGCCGGGCGGTGGGACCCTCATCAACGCCAGCCTCATCGGCGGCAACATTCACATCAACGATCGTCGAGAGGTGGTCTTCAGCGCTCATGTCCACGACGACGATCTCCCCCTCGTCACCGGCCTGTACCGCTGGTCGCGCGGCCGGCTGAGCGTGGTTGCCCGGACGGGGACGGTCATCCCCGGGATCGGCACGGTGGATCAGCTCGACTCGCCGCAGATCGTCATCCCGCCTCCGCCGCACTTCTCGCCGGCGGCCGCAGCGGTCAACAACAACCTGGGGCAGGTCGCCTTTCAGGCGCTGCTCACCGACCGCCGTGGCGTCATGCTGCTCGCGTCGCCGTACCCCTGA